In Pochonia chlamydosporia 170 chromosome Unknown PCv3seq00009, whole genome shotgun sequence, a genomic segment contains:
- a CDS encoding peptidase family T4 protein (similar to Cordyceps militaris CM01 XP_006665580.1), protein MPQTHNTNRARLRDVLPNLYLGKWKPGPLNSMTDVPGVLVSTISAKTDQDTNAGVTVILPRKDWFQSSCLAGIFRFNGCGEMTGSHWIEETGLLTSPIVITGSTGVGDAYKGILEYACRHHCNDSGDMDLFIFPLVAETYDGYLYDDKRFAVTPEHVIKGIETASPGPVEEGNTGGGTGMICHRFKGGTGSSSRVVPGFHNQRSPKDYTVGVLVQANYGSKENLHIAGVPVGRLMMEQHGLARDDLSSNEPRKDGSIIVVIATDVPLSAIQLQRVAKRATVGLAKVGGYGANSSGDIFLAFSTAAEVPLETGAGGNADPMKPLPLSGQWIDDSTINGVFEAAADATEEAIYNALCMADTMQGYKGRTVQALDLEMLRKIMKGAMTKL, encoded by the coding sequence ATGCCTCAAACCCACAACACAAACAGGGCCAGACTCCGTGATGTCCTACCCAACTTATATCTGGGCAAATGGAAGCCAGGTCCGCTAAACTCCATGACGGATGTTCCGGGGGTGTTGGTTAGCACAATCTCTGCCAAAACTGATCAGGACACCAATGCCGGCGTCACAGTCATTCTGCCTCGGAAAGATTGGTTCCAGTCATCATGCCTCGCCGGTATTTTCAGATTCAATGGCTGCGGAGAAATGACAGGCTCGCATTGGATCGAAGAAACGGGACTTTTAACCTCCCCCATTGTGATTACAGGATCTACTGGGGTAGGTGACGCCTACAAAGGCATCTTAGAATACGCCTGTCGACATCACTGTAACGACTCaggtgacatggacttgTTCATCTTCCCACTGGTGGCTGAGACGTACGATGGGTATCTGTACGATGACAAACGATTCGCCGTTACACCCGAGCATGTCATCAAGGGGATTGAGACTGCCTCTCCCGGGCCTGTAGAGGAAGGGAATACCGGAGGCGGAACCGGCATGATTTGCCATCGGTTCAAGGGCGGTACTGGATCTAGCAGTCGTGTTGTTCCGGGATTTCACAACCAACGTAGCCCCAAAGACTACACTGTTGGTGTCCTGGTTCAAGCAAACTACGGATCAAAGGAGAATCTGCACATCGCAGGTGTTCCTGTCGGACGGCTAATGATGGAGCAACATGGTCTTGCCAGAGACGACCTTAGTTCGAATGAACCTCGCAAGGATGGAAGTATCATCGTCGTTATTGCAACTGATGTTCCCTTGTCAGCAATCCAACTTCAGCGAGTCGCCAAGCGTGCCACAGTGGGTTTAGCCAAAGTTGGTGGTTACGGAGCCAACTCTTCTGGCGACATATTTCTCGCCTTCTCTACAGCAGCAGAGGTCCCCTTGGAAACTGGCGCAGGTGGCAACGCGGATCCGATGAAGCCGCTTCCGTTAAGTGGGCAATGGATAGATGACAGCACGATTAATGGTGTGTTTGAAGCCGCGGCAGACGCGACGGAGGAGGCCATATACAACGCATTGTGTATGGCGGATACGATGCAAGGGTACAAGGGGAGAACAGTACAGGCTTTGGATCTGGAGATGTTGAGGAAGATAATGAAGGGAGCTATGACAAAACTTTGA
- a CDS encoding glucose and galactose transporter (similar to Colletotrichum fioriniae PJ7 XP_007595627.1) gives MATGTITETEEAIPLPQRPNATQNTTSNTTPPEVTENRSSFLHNRDSFKLLSVGFSFFVAGINDGSIGALLPYVIREYNINTAIVSSLYGANFFGWLVAAMTNTHLCQYLDLGAMLALGAVCQVAAHAPRAWDPPFGLFVVSFWIVSIGQAFQDTHGNTFVAGVKGAHRWLAFIHAMYMAGCLVSPFVSTAIASAGVVSKWYLFYTFPLGIGVANLAIVLIAFRDSLKFKAKSQISSETRHAEATESEGDTQTGVSQFAREAQQDSPESLPVSRNKGAWSLISTTARTPSVWFLCTFFFFYLGSVLTASGWVVEYLVDVRHGKLSQMGYVPAGFNGGALLGRLFLAEPTHRFGERKMVFIYCLMAIVLQLIFWLVPNIFAASVAVSFIGFFTGPLFATGISLGSKLFPEHIRSTALALVFVFAQMGGSLFPVITGVVSSNAGVKILQPMLVGLLGATAISWLLVPRPKDTAHPGLHQE, from the exons ATGGCAACAGGCACCATCACTGAAACAGAGGAAGCCATCCCTCTTCCACAAAGGCCAAATGCCACTCAAAATACAACTTCaaacacaacaccaccagagGTTACAGAAAATCGAAGCAGCTTCCTCCACAACAGGGATTCCTTCAAACTTCTCAGCGTCGGCTTTTCCTTTTTCGTGGCCGGTATCAACGATGGCAGCATCGGTGCTCTCTTGCCCTATGTCATTAGAGAatacaacatcaacaccgcCATAGTTTCAAGCTT GTATGGCGCCAACTTTTTCGGCTGGCTCGTTGCAGCCATGACAAACACCCATCTCTGTCAGTATCTCGACCTAGGAGCCATGCTTGCACTCGGTGCCGTGTGCCAAGTCGCAGCTCATGCTCCTCGTGCCTGGGATCCGCCGTTTGGGCTATTCGTTGTGTCATTTTGGATCGTGAGTATCGGACAGGCCTTTCAAGATACACATGGAAACActtttgttgctggtgtcaaAGGTGCGCATAGATGGCTTGCCTTTATTCATGCCATGTACATGGCAGGTTGTCTTGTTAGCCCTTTCGTTTCGACTGCCATTGCTTCAGCTGGAGTTGTGTCAAAGTGGTACCTGTTCTATACATTCCCTCTTGGTATTGGTGTCGCCAATTTAGCTATTGTGCTCATTGCATTTCGAGACTCCTTAAAATTCAAGGCGAAAAGTCAGATTTCGTCCGAAACGAGGCATGCAGAAGCTACAGAAAGTGAGGGTGACACTCAAACGGGAGTTTCACAATTCGCTCGAGAGGCACAACAAGACTCACCAGAGTCGCTTCCCGTGTCTAGAAACAAGGGCGCCTGGAGTCTCATCTCGACAACAGCCAGAACACCAAGCGTGTGGTTTCTGTGCacatttttcttcttttacCTGGGCTCTGTGTTGACGGCCAGTGGCTGGGTAGTCGAATACCTTGTTGACGTTCGTCATGGTAAACTTTCGCAGATGGGCTATGTCCCAGCTGGATTTAATGGCGGCGCTTTATTAGGTCGGCTGTTCCTTGCTGAGCCTACACACCGTTTCGGCGAGCGTAAGATGGTGTTTATATATTGCTTGATGGCCATTGTCCTGCAACTTATTTTCTGGCT CGTCCCGAACATTTTTGCCGCATCTGTTGCAGTGAGCTTCATTGGGTTCTTTACCGGACCACTATTTGCCACT GGAATATCACTTGGTTCCAAACTATTCCCAGAGCATATCCGGTCTACAGCACTCGCTCTagtctttgtctttgcccaAATGGGAGGATCCTTGTTCCCCGTCATTACGGGCGTCGTATCATCCAACGCTGGTGTGAAAATTCTTCAACCAATGCTGGTTGGCTTGCTCGGTGCTACAGCGATTAGCTGGTTGTTGGTGCCCCGACCCAAAGATACCGCACATCCTGGGTTGCATCAAGAGTAA